The Phacochoerus africanus isolate WHEZ1 chromosome 3, ROS_Pafr_v1, whole genome shotgun sequence genome window below encodes:
- the TRIML1 gene encoding probable E3 ubiquitin-protein ligase TRIML1 has protein sequence MSTADLMENLREELTCFICLDYFTSPVTTECGHSFCLVCLLRSWEEHNTPLSCPECWRTLEIPHFQPNERLGRLAGIGKQLRCQVLQSEGAQGGYERMLAATKVWSDDEQSVHDSSTQGHGGNRVNLLSEAEEHHKEKLQEILTILHKKKKETQVILTHEKERVILCKEETKTCRQVVVSEYAKMHQFLKEEEQLQLQLLEMEERENLKKLRDNEIKLTQQMRSLSKVIGQIESTCQNSIVDSFEDVRGILERSEPFLLQSPEATTTELTLCHITGMREMLRKFSTDITLDPATANAYLILSEDLKSVKHGGIRQQLPDNPERFDQSATVLGAQIFTCGRHYWEVEVGNKTEWEVGICKDSVSRKGNLPKPPGDLFSLIGLKIGDDYSLWVSSPLKGQHVREPVRKVGVFLDYESGHIAFYNVTDESLIYSFPPASFQEALRPIFSPCLPNEGTNTGPLIICSLNNHV, from the exons ATGTCTACAGCAGATTTGATGGAGAATCTCCGAGAGGAACTGACCTGTTTCATCTGCTTGGACTATTTCACCAGCCCCGTGACCACTGAGTGTGGGCACAGCTTTTGTCTGGTGTGTCTCCTAAGAAGCTGGGAGGAACATAACACCCCTTTATCTTGTCCTGAGTGTTGGAGGACCTTGGAGATCCCACATTTCCAGCCCAATGAGCGTTTGGGGAGGCTCGCGGGCATCGGCAAGCAGCTCAGGTGCCAGGTGCTGCAAAGTGAGGGTGCCCAAGGAGGCTATGAGAGAATGCTGGCTGCCACTAAGGTGTGGTCTGATGATGAGCAGAGTGTCCACGATTCCTCAACCCAAGGTCATGGAGGAAACAGAGTGAATCTCTTGAGTGAGGCTGAGGAGCACCACAAA GAGAAACTCCAGGAAATCCTAACTATtttgcataaaaagaaaaaggaaactcagGTTATATTAACCCATGAGAAGGAGAGAGTGATATTGTGTAAG GAAGAGACAAAGACTTGTCGGCAGGTTGTTGTATCAGAATACGCAAAAATGCACCAGTTcctgaaggaggaggagcagctgcagctccagctgctggaaatggaggaaagagagaacCTGAAGAAACTGCGGGACAATGAGATCAAGCTGACCCAGCAAATGAGAAGCCTGAGCAAAGTGATCGGACAGATAGAGTCTACTTGTCAGAACTCGATTGTAGATTCTTTTGAG GATGTGAGAGGAATCCTGGAAAG GAGTGAGCCATTCCTGCTTCAGAGTCCAGAGGCCACCACCACTGAACTGACTCTGTGCCACATCACTGGAATGAGGGAGATGCTAAGAAAATTCAGCA CAGATATAACTCTAGATCCAGCTACAGCCAATGCCTATCTCATCTTGTCTGAGGACCTGAAAAGTGTGAAACATGGAGGAATCCGACAGCAGTTACCTGACAACCCAGAAAGATTTGACCAGTCTGCCACCGTGCTGGGGGCTCAGATCTTCACCTGCGGGAGACACTACTGGGAAGTGGAAGTGGGCAACAAGACGGAGTGGGAGGTGGGCATCTGCAAGGACTCAGTGAGCCGAAAGGGGAACCTCCCCAAGCCACCGGGGGATCTCTTCTCACTTATAGGCTTGAAAATTGGAGATGATTATAGCCTTTGGGTCTCATCACCTTTGAAAGGTCAACATGTTAGAGAGCCAGTGCGTAAGGTTGGTGTTTTCTTAGACTACGAGTCTGGACACATCGCATTTTACAACGTGACAGATGAGTCCCTCATCTACAGCTTCCCTCCAGCCTCTTTCCAAGAGGCTCTCAGGCCCATCTTCTCCCCTTGTCTCCCAAACGAAGGGACGAACACAGGCCCTCTTATCATCTGCTCACTGAATAACCATGTCTGA